The Streptomyces pactum genome contains a region encoding:
- a CDS encoding DUF2254 domain-containing protein: MRDTLRAQLWPLPTLGIVLAVVAGVGLPRMDKRIQHDVPAWLRDYLFGGNADAARSVLEAIAGSLVTVTALTFSLTVLTLQLASSQFSPRLLRTFTADRYVQTTLALFLATFTYALTVLRTVRTGEDERTGFVPQVSVTVAFLLTLASVLGLVLFLSHLAREIRVETMMSRVHWAADRTIQRLLPRQEDTPPGGSAAGNHRGASPEPPPNALTLTTRTSGFLTSVDEEALLNAAVEADAILLIDRHPGSSLVTGTPMGAAWPHTSEPFTSETRARLAGAVAEAVTTGAERTDHQDIAFGLRQLTDIAAKALSPAVNDPTTAVHALSHSSALLCELAQRHLDPHLLLDDDQQVRVVLRRPDLEDLLDLAVAQPMRYGATEPAVLARIAMLLRELAWNGTPAHQPPVQSALTRLRATIDAQDFHPTERLRLTELTHLVERALAGRWTHGPVP, from the coding sequence ATGCGTGACACGCTCCGGGCACAGCTTTGGCCCCTGCCGACGCTGGGCATCGTGCTCGCCGTCGTCGCGGGCGTGGGCCTGCCGCGGATGGACAAACGGATCCAGCACGACGTCCCGGCATGGCTGAGGGACTACCTGTTCGGTGGCAACGCGGACGCCGCGCGTTCCGTGCTGGAGGCGATCGCCGGCTCCCTGGTCACAGTCACGGCGCTGACTTTCTCGCTCACGGTGCTGACGCTGCAACTGGCCAGCAGTCAGTTCTCCCCGCGCCTGTTGCGTACCTTCACCGCCGACCGGTATGTCCAGACGACGCTGGCACTGTTCCTCGCCACGTTCACCTACGCCCTGACCGTACTGCGCACCGTACGCACTGGCGAGGACGAGCGGACCGGCTTCGTCCCCCAGGTGTCGGTCACGGTGGCCTTCCTGCTCACGCTGGCCAGCGTGCTCGGCCTCGTGCTCTTCCTGTCCCACCTGGCCCGCGAGATCCGCGTCGAGACGATGATGAGCAGAGTCCACTGGGCCGCTGACCGGACCATCCAGCGACTCCTGCCCCGACAGGAGGACACGCCACCCGGGGGCTCCGCCGCAGGGAACCACCGTGGTGCGTCCCCGGAACCGCCCCCGAACGCCCTGACCTTGACCACCCGCACCTCCGGCTTCCTGACCTCCGTGGACGAGGAAGCCCTGCTCAACGCAGCCGTGGAAGCGGACGCCATCCTGCTTATCGACCGCCACCCCGGTAGTTCCCTGGTCACCGGCACGCCCATGGGCGCCGCCTGGCCACACACCAGCGAGCCATTCACCTCCGAGACGCGGGCGCGTCTGGCCGGAGCAGTCGCCGAGGCCGTGACCACCGGCGCCGAACGCACCGACCACCAGGACATCGCCTTCGGACTGCGGCAGCTCACCGACATCGCCGCCAAAGCACTCTCCCCAGCAGTCAACGACCCCACAACCGCTGTCCACGCCCTGTCTCACTCCTCCGCACTGCTGTGCGAGCTGGCCCAACGCCACCTCGACCCCCATCTCCTGCTCGACGACGACCAGCAGGTCAGAGTCGTCCTACGACGCCCGGACCTGGAAGACCTGCTCGACCTGGCAGTAGCCCAGCCGATGCGCTACGGCGCCACCGAACCCGCAGTCCTCGCCCGCATCGCCATGCTGCTGCGCGAACTGGCCTGGAACGGCACGCCCGCCCACCAGCCTCCGGTCCAGTCCGCCCTCACCCGGCTGCGCGCCACCAT